AAGAACTCTACGGCGTAGGTAATCGTCAGTGTAAACAGTGCCGCGAGGACGCTGGCTGTAATGAGGCTTCCCATGTCTCGCACGCCGAAGATGTGCAGGAACTTCAGCATGACGCCGCCGTGCAGGACGCCGATCAAAATCGGTGAGACAACGAGCACCCACAGAAAGGCGTGGATCAAACCAAAGACGATCCCTGTGACGAATGCGGTGACCAGCATCAGGCCGCAGAGCAGGAGGAAGCCCTGAAACTCGAAACTCGACTCCACGCGGAATTCTTCGACCGGGAAGATCCCGAGAGTCCGTGAAGATACCTCCGACGAGGGGGATGGCTTCATAACGCCGGAGCTGGACGAGGAGGAGGCGGTGGACATGACTTGCCAGCCTGATCTGATTGGAGAAGCAGCGGACACGAACGCGAACGACTATCGCGGTGCGCATGGTAGAAGGCCGCCGACGCCCCGGCAAATCGGTTGGTGAAGATCTGATGAATACCCTCCGAGGTTCCCGTTCAGACGTATCGGACCGCAGCCAGGCGGGGGATGTCGGGGGAAAGGTGTCCGAGCGAAGCTCTTAGTCGGTCGTGGGATTCCTCGGTGTTTCCCCGAACATGTTGCAGGCCGAATGCGCCTGACAGTCCGGGGCGTCGGCTTGCCGATCAATCTGGATCGTCGTGTGACGAATCTTGAATTTCTCCCGGAGCACGCGCGACATCTCCCTCAGATACTCAGCGTCGCCTGTGGAATCAGGTCGAATCACATGAGCTGTCAAAGCGATGTTCGTCGTGCTCATCGCCCAGACGTGCAGGTCGTGCACTTCCGTGACGCCGGGATCGTCCCGCAGGGCGGCGGCTACGGCATGAAGATCGATCGACTGCGGCACCGCCTGCATGGCCATGTTGACCGACTCGGTCAGCAGCCCCCACGTTCCCCATAGAATCAGAGCGGCGATGAGAAGACTCAGAACGGGGTCCACCAGAGTCCACCCCGTGTAGTAGATCACGATTCCACCAATCACAACGCCCAGCGACACTCCGGTATCAGCCGCCATGTGGAGAAAGGCTCCGCGGATATTCAGGTCATGGTCGTGATCATGCTTCTGCACAAAGAGCAGCGTCGTGACGAAATTCACGACGACCCCGATGCCGGCGACAATGATCACCGTCTGGCTGTCTGGCACGCTCGGTTCCTGAAAACGGCCGATTGCTTCCCAGACAATACCGCCAGTCGCCATCAGGAGAATGAGGGCATTGAACAACGCGGCCAGGATAGTGGCCGACTGATACCCGTATGTCCGTTTGGAGCTGGGGGGGATCTGGGAGAGAGCGTGCCCGCTCCATGCCAGAAGCAGCCCCAGAACATCGCCCAGGTTATGGCCCGCGTCGGAGAGGAGCGCGAGCGATCCGATCTGGAATCCGAAACCGGCTTCCACGAGGACGTAGAAGACGTTCAGCGACACGCCCCATCGGAAGGCCCGATTGTAGTGGAAGTGGTGGGCGTGATCGTGCATGACTCGTGTGACTCCTGGGAACCTCGGGAACTGCCCGGCCAGTGTATCACGTCATCACAATCGATCGAGAGCAATCAGTAATCGTGGCGTCCCATTTCTGCGGCAATGATCTCTCGGGAGAGGAATCGCCGGGCCCGGCTCAGTTTCTCCGCCCCATAGTTGATGACGAGATCCTCTTTCAGGCCGGAAAGCACAACCGTCTGTTGACCCCGGTCATGATTAAGCAGCAGGAGCCGATTCATGTCCAGGTCGTTCCTCGATAACAGGGTATTGCCCGTTGCCGGGTCGAGAACCTCGAGCAGCAGCGTGCGGTTCTGATCACCGGGCCGCTTCTGATGCGTGGCGCACAACAGGAGGAAGGGAAGGTCTTCTCCCTGATCTTCGACGACCGAGCGATGCGACAGCACGCGGGTCCACTCCAGTTCATTGGTGCGAGTGTCGACTGCCAGGACCTGCCCGTTTATGTGTGTCAAATCCCAGGGCGCATCGGTGAAGCGACTGGTGTAGCCATCGGCTTCGTCGATGCGCTGGGTCTGGTAAAGATTCACCAGATACCGCGTTCCGCATCGCACGACTCGCAGATAGTTGGCCTGGTCGAAATCGTTGTCGAGGACAAGATCGATCACCATCTCGGCTTCGTCGGGGCGGAAGATCTTGAGGTGCCGGTTGTCGAGCAGCAGAGTGATCTCATTCTCAGAGGTGTGATAGAGGTCGTGGGCGCCGAACGGCTGATCGAGCAGCAGTTCTTCCTTCTTCGGATCCCACAGCCGCAACGACCGCTGATGCGGCGACTCGGCCGAGACGGCCAGATACAGCATGCATCGTCCGAAGGCCTGTCGGGTGCGCTGAACATGGTACGGCGGATGCTCCAG
The genomic region above belongs to Rubinisphaera margarita and contains:
- a CDS encoding cation diffusion facilitator family transporter, giving the protein MHDHAHHFHYNRAFRWGVSLNVFYVLVEAGFGFQIGSLALLSDAGHNLGDVLGLLLAWSGHALSQIPPSSKRTYGYQSATILAALFNALILLMATGGIVWEAIGRFQEPSVPDSQTVIIVAGIGVVVNFVTTLLFVQKHDHDHDLNIRGAFLHMAADTGVSLGVVIGGIVIYYTGWTLVDPVLSLLIAALILWGTWGLLTESVNMAMQAVPQSIDLHAVAAALRDDPGVTEVHDLHVWAMSTTNIALTAHVIRPDSTGDAEYLREMSRVLREKFKIRHTTIQIDRQADAPDCQAHSACNMFGETPRNPTTD